The following proteins are encoded in a genomic region of Paenibacillus sp. FSL H3-0469:
- a CDS encoding recombinase family protein: MDVALYLRKSRADEDAERRGEGETLAKHKTALLKLAKQLKLNIVRIREEIVSGETLVHRPEMLQLLKEVESGEYDAVLVMDIDRFGRGNMQEQGLILETFRSAKTKIITPRKTYDLMDEFDEEYSEFEAFMARKELKIITRRMQGGRKRSAEEGNFLGTRPPFGYLIEILPYGQGRTLKPHPEQADILRQIFSWYTHEDPQQQMGAGKIASELRRLKIPTYKGGSWSASSVLTMLRNEVYIGRIQWGKKEQKKSKDGSKHRTSRRRSREEWVDVKGKHEPIIDEETFLKANQRLSEHHHIPHQSDIDGNPRVTSALAGLVKCSECGLTMVYRSYSYSNQPAHFRCNTGGCPSRSSRYDLVEARIIEGLEIWLNEYKIKWGKRNQTVPQNELKLSERALTSLQNELRELENQRVKLFDFLERGVYSEEVFMERSQDISKRITVTSEEIGIIQKDLDLELTRKEARSKIIPIAESVVKSYYQTDNPMSRNALLKSVLNKVVYKKGPGQYKEQFELFLYPRL, translated from the coding sequence ATGGATGTAGCTCTTTACTTGCGAAAATCCAGAGCAGATGAAGATGCTGAACGGCGAGGCGAAGGTGAGACGCTGGCTAAACACAAGACCGCCCTGCTCAAACTTGCTAAGCAATTAAAACTAAATATCGTACGTATCCGTGAAGAAATCGTAAGTGGTGAAACATTAGTCCACCGTCCGGAAATGTTGCAACTTCTGAAAGAGGTAGAATCAGGTGAATATGATGCTGTCCTGGTTATGGATATTGACCGTTTTGGACGCGGCAATATGCAGGAGCAAGGATTAATCCTGGAGACATTTCGCTCAGCCAAGACTAAGATCATAACGCCACGGAAGACCTATGATCTTATGGATGAATTCGATGAGGAATACAGTGAATTTGAAGCCTTTATGGCCCGTAAAGAACTTAAAATTATAACCCGCCGTATGCAGGGGGGAAGAAAGCGTTCTGCAGAGGAAGGGAATTTCTTAGGTACTCGACCTCCATTTGGCTACTTAATCGAGATTCTTCCTTATGGACAAGGTCGTACTCTAAAACCACATCCGGAACAAGCTGATATCTTAAGACAAATTTTCTCTTGGTACACCCATGAAGATCCTCAGCAACAAATGGGGGCCGGTAAAATCGCTTCGGAATTGAGACGGCTCAAAATCCCCACTTATAAAGGTGGGAGTTGGTCAGCCTCCTCTGTCTTAACTATGCTTAGAAACGAAGTATACATTGGACGAATTCAATGGGGGAAGAAAGAACAAAAGAAAAGCAAGGATGGAAGCAAACACCGCACCTCACGGCGCAGGAGCCGCGAGGAGTGGGTTGATGTCAAAGGGAAGCATGAACCTATTATTGATGAAGAAACCTTCCTTAAGGCGAACCAGAGGCTCTCAGAGCATCATCATATTCCACACCAATCGGATATTGATGGTAATCCCCGAGTTACTTCAGCTTTGGCCGGACTTGTAAAATGTTCTGAATGCGGATTGACTATGGTATATCGCTCATATTCTTATAGCAATCAACCAGCTCACTTTCGCTGTAATACCGGCGGTTGCCCTTCGCGTAGTAGCCGTTATGACTTAGTGGAGGCCAGAATCATTGAAGGACTTGAAATTTGGCTGAACGAGTACAAGATCAAATGGGGCAAGCGCAATCAGACCGTGCCACAGAACGAGCTAAAGCTAAGCGAACGTGCCCTTACTTCATTGCAAAATGAGCTAAGAGAACTGGAAAATCAAAGGGTTAAGTTATTCGATTTCTTGGAAAGAGGAGTTTACTCTGAAGAGGTATTTATGGAGAGATCGCAAGATATCTCTAAACGAATAACAGTAACCAGTGAAGAGATCGGCATCATTCAAAAAGATCTTGATCTGGAATTGACCCGTAAAGAAGCTAGAAGCAAGATCATACCGATTGCAGAATCTGTAGTGAAATCGTATTACCAGACAGATAATCCCATGAGCAGAAACGCCCTTTTGAAATCTGTGCTTAATAAAGTGGTCTACAAAAAAGGCCCTGGTCAGTATAAAGAGCAGTTTGAGCTGTTCTTATATCCACGTCTATGA
- a CDS encoding class I SAM-dependent methyltransferase, translating to MNRDELFSHVQKFSEDQYSNENRLNARIQLYQYCEHKKDWHEWVFEHLGLTDGLKIAEIGCGTGVLWAKKLSEVPHRSEIVLTDASRGMIETAKGNIHDPLGRFQYEIVDAEKMPWPDHSFEVLIANHLLYHFQDHKKIFSEINRVLVPNGTAYASTVSANNYRELLQLILEFDDRLSFFNEAVKNFNLENGQDILSKYFKVTAQYVLQNDIVIQSAAPLILYVASYFSEDQLRILTDRFNELCDYLQETLERSGAMRITNRNILFQYQRV from the coding sequence ATGAACAGAGATGAATTATTTTCTCATGTCCAAAAATTTTCTGAAGACCAGTACTCCAACGAAAACCGCTTGAATGCAAGAATACAACTGTATCAGTATTGTGAACATAAGAAGGATTGGCATGAATGGGTATTTGAGCATTTGGGACTTACCGACGGTCTGAAGATTGCAGAAATCGGTTGCGGAACCGGTGTGTTGTGGGCGAAAAAACTGAGTGAAGTTCCACATAGATCAGAAATTGTCTTGACTGATGCCTCAAGAGGGATGATAGAAACGGCAAAAGGGAATATTCATGATCCGCTAGGGCGGTTTCAATATGAAATCGTAGATGCAGAGAAGATGCCTTGGCCGGACCATTCATTTGAGGTTTTGATTGCGAATCACCTGCTGTACCATTTTCAGGACCACAAGAAGATTTTCTCTGAAATCAACCGCGTATTGGTTCCTAATGGAACGGCCTATGCCTCAACTGTAAGCGCCAACAATTATAGAGAACTTTTGCAGCTGATACTGGAGTTTGACGACAGACTGTCTTTTTTTAATGAAGCCGTTAAGAATTTCAACCTGGAGAATGGCCAGGATATCCTCAGCAAATATTTTAAGGTAACAGCCCAATACGTATTGCAAAATGATATTGTCATACAATCGGCCGCGCCGCTCATTTTATATGTGGCATCCTATTTTAGTGAAGATCAGTTACGTATCCTAACCGACAGGTTCAATGAACTCTGCGATTATTTACAAGAAACTCTTGAACGTTCGGGAGCAATGCGTATCACCAATCGAAATATTCTATTTCAATATCAAAGAGTTTAA
- a CDS encoding transposase: MAPEDKYSQIFEHLHLAPVLFALGKKSHRGRPEKLNVPAMIYSLLIAKMENIEFVSALVRRLNHSNEFRVQCRFTGSDNIPSQASYSRLIHALEQTGMLEQLQDRLVTSALEEGFVSGTHLAVDSSMVEAWDCQFSESASKRRAARREQKKGEAPVAEQLQLEHSEPEPKTVNKPLKKPRYSKPGRPSPAEKERRREEMEAYEQSLGPFQKTIEAMLPYTYDELLTALPRHAARCDKKNTKGRMTSYYGFKANLLVDTDSQYILSGLWSSAHPNDQRMAVVLLKGLLLKFPMLKVKHILGDKGYDCAAIYQLIHSLGAYPAISLIHHKDPPAGMNLDYTPVCAQGHAYRYDSFEAKYETLKYTRPSECQGCALSGTSCQKVFKIRIQTDLRLHTYPARGSESFTTLYNKRTAVERVFAYLKEYFGLKRTRHRGVRASVDFQLSTLAYNLSKFALDKLNQQLKDSQQVA; the protein is encoded by the coding sequence ATGGCTCCGGAAGATAAATACAGCCAAATCTTTGAACACTTACATTTAGCTCCAGTTCTATTCGCACTGGGGAAAAAGAGCCATCGCGGACGGCCTGAAAAATTAAACGTACCTGCCATGATCTACTCGCTGCTGATTGCTAAAATGGAGAACATCGAGTTTGTCTCTGCCTTGGTCCGGCGATTGAATCATAGCAACGAATTTCGAGTCCAGTGCCGGTTTACGGGCTCGGACAACATTCCCAGCCAGGCCTCCTATTCTCGTTTGATTCATGCGCTGGAGCAAACGGGAATGCTGGAACAACTGCAGGATCGCCTAGTCACATCTGCCCTAGAAGAAGGGTTTGTGAGCGGCACCCATCTTGCTGTGGATTCCTCCATGGTCGAGGCGTGGGATTGCCAATTTAGCGAATCGGCCTCCAAGCGTCGTGCGGCTCGCCGGGAGCAAAAGAAAGGTGAAGCTCCGGTGGCTGAACAACTTCAGCTCGAACATTCCGAGCCTGAGCCGAAGACGGTGAACAAGCCGCTGAAGAAACCCAGGTATAGCAAGCCTGGTCGTCCGTCCCCGGCGGAAAAGGAACGTCGGCGCGAGGAAATGGAAGCTTATGAACAAAGTCTCGGACCGTTCCAGAAAACCATTGAAGCGATGTTGCCCTACACGTACGATGAACTGCTGACCGCGTTGCCCCGGCATGCTGCGCGTTGTGACAAGAAAAATACGAAGGGCCGAATGACCAGCTATTACGGGTTCAAGGCGAATCTGCTGGTCGACACGGACAGCCAGTATATCCTAAGCGGCCTCTGGAGTTCAGCCCATCCGAATGACCAGCGTATGGCGGTCGTCCTTCTCAAAGGCCTGCTCCTGAAGTTTCCCATGCTAAAGGTCAAGCATATCTTGGGCGACAAGGGCTACGACTGCGCGGCAATCTACCAGTTGATTCATTCGCTCGGCGCCTATCCTGCGATTTCTCTGATTCACCACAAAGACCCGCCTGCGGGAATGAATCTGGATTACACGCCGGTGTGCGCTCAAGGGCATGCGTACCGTTACGACAGTTTTGAGGCCAAATATGAGACCCTGAAGTACACCCGGCCTAGTGAATGCCAAGGCTGTGCGCTGTCCGGTACCTCTTGCCAAAAAGTGTTTAAAATTCGCATCCAAACGGATTTGCGTTTGCATACCTATCCCGCCAGAGGCAGCGAAAGTTTTACCACGCTATACAACAAGCGGACGGCCGTGGAGCGTGTATTTGCCTATCTCAAAGAGTATTTCGGGTTGAAACGCACACGCCACCGCGGTGTCCGGGCAAGTGTCGATTTCCAGCTCAGTACGCTCGCGTACAATTTGAGCAAGTTTGCGTTAGACAAGTTGAACCAACAGTTGAAAGACTCCCAGCAAGTAGCCTGA
- a CDS encoding YheC/YheD family protein — translation MSCSYIHVYDTRVIVFTPADVHVSKDLIHAMVYDVKSGVWSRKWRSFPNMIYDRCRIQRSQRFQQLLRFRARYDHLTFLNRPLRNKWTVHQTFSQRSRFRPHMPETLLYQSSADLQRMLKVSPVVYVKPINGTGGRGILRIERQREGKSLFDIQGRRQSRQIIAPRKVSLNRLETIVRQWCISGKFLVQQGIPLRLPSGRFHDYRMLVQKNGQGDWEFTGMAGRVGAARSVTSNLHGGGHAMKAETLLKQWLGSEERADKAMRAAEKLGIEAAAYLEDSFGALCELALDLAIDREGKIYVLEVNPKPAREVFARSGDNSTYRKALVRPLEYAMWVYKNKNTPSSSKVVEE, via the coding sequence TTGAGCTGTTCTTATATCCACGTCTATGATACACGTGTTATTGTGTTCACCCCGGCAGATGTACATGTCAGCAAGGACCTGATCCATGCCATGGTCTATGATGTCAAAAGCGGCGTATGGTCGCGGAAGTGGCGCTCCTTCCCGAATATGATCTATGACCGCTGCCGGATTCAGCGCAGCCAGCGCTTCCAGCAGCTGCTGCGCTTCCGCGCGCGGTACGATCATCTGACCTTCCTGAACCGCCCGCTGCGCAATAAATGGACGGTGCACCAGACCTTCTCCCAGCGGAGCCGCTTCCGGCCCCATATGCCGGAGACGTTGCTCTACCAGTCCTCCGCCGATCTGCAACGGATGCTGAAAGTAAGCCCCGTCGTCTACGTCAAGCCGATCAACGGCACCGGGGGGCGCGGCATCCTGCGGATCGAACGCCAGCGGGAAGGCAAGTCCCTGTTCGATATCCAGGGACGCCGCCAGAGCCGCCAGATTATCGCCCCGCGCAAGGTGTCGCTGAACCGGCTGGAGACCATCGTCCGCCAGTGGTGCATCAGCGGTAAGTTCCTCGTGCAGCAGGGCATCCCGCTGCGGCTGCCCAGCGGCCGGTTCCACGACTACCGGATGCTGGTGCAGAAGAACGGCCAGGGTGACTGGGAGTTCACCGGCATGGCCGGCCGGGTGGGCGCCGCCCGCAGCGTCACCTCGAACCTGCATGGCGGCGGGCATGCCATGAAGGCAGAGACGCTGCTGAAGCAGTGGCTCGGCAGCGAAGAGCGAGCCGACAAGGCCATGCGCGCTGCCGAGAAGCTGGGGATCGAGGCTGCCGCCTATCTCGAAGACAGCTTCGGCGCCCTCTGCGAGCTGGCCCTGGATCTGGCCATCGACCGCGAGGGCAAGATCTACGTGCTGGAGGTCAACCCCAAGCCCGCCCGCGAGGTCTTCGCCCGCTCCGGCGACAACAGCACCTACCGCAAAGCGCTGGTCCGCCCGCTGGAGTACGCAATGTGGGTGTATAAGAATAAGAACACGCCTAGTTCGTCTAAGGTGGTTGAGGAGTAG
- a CDS encoding pectin acetylesterase-family hydrolase: MRKIKRITLITGIGLLSLIGIAVLAVNAFVIQRPVTTTPVIAEVKPYEWNKVKLGGNTLSSDGSEYFMWTKSGESNNWIIFFSGGGVSWDARSAAHPIKLMNFIKGGDTGNYFADIPFYMLTLLGGMMDTDNPDNPFHGWNVVYLPYSTGDFHIGNRTVTYPREDGSTFTMRYNGRTNVRSSLDWIYANVAKPDKLLIAGESAGGFGSAFWAPEIASHYRDAEIFQYADSSFLKSDKWPQVMEQEWDSDFTANFGYAPETDIIGAAFRANGRLLPAGTVLLQAYSVYDEILIHFQNKINGYNGPRNQKLIKEWSEEMRQSVAALAASVPNYYYYLTDYGLNADQGTTPHTFSTRETFYQAEQDGVKLVKWLGDAVNQQQNYSVGSKFLESPATAQE; this comes from the coding sequence ATGCGAAAAATAAAGCGAATCACGTTAATCACAGGGATAGGATTGCTAAGCCTGATTGGGATCGCTGTTCTTGCGGTCAATGCTTTTGTAATTCAAAGACCGGTCACTACAACCCCTGTCATCGCAGAAGTGAAGCCCTACGAGTGGAATAAAGTGAAGCTGGGCGGGAATACCCTTTCCAGTGATGGATCGGAGTATTTCATGTGGACTAAGAGCGGTGAGAGCAACAACTGGATCATCTTCTTTTCCGGTGGCGGGGTCAGCTGGGATGCCCGGAGCGCTGCACATCCTATTAAGCTTATGAACTTTATTAAAGGTGGAGATACAGGCAACTATTTCGCTGACATTCCGTTCTATATGCTGACTTTGCTGGGCGGGATGATGGATACGGACAACCCGGATAATCCTTTTCACGGCTGGAATGTGGTTTACCTCCCTTATTCAACAGGTGACTTCCACATTGGTAACCGCACTGTTACGTATCCACGGGAGGACGGCAGCACCTTCACCATGCGGTATAATGGGCGTACTAATGTGCGCAGCAGCCTTGACTGGATCTATGCGAACGTGGCTAAGCCCGATAAACTGCTGATTGCAGGCGAGAGCGCCGGCGGATTCGGGTCAGCCTTCTGGGCGCCCGAGATTGCTTCACATTACCGGGATGCTGAGATTTTTCAATATGCGGACAGTTCCTTCCTGAAGTCAGACAAGTGGCCGCAGGTGATGGAGCAGGAATGGGACTCGGATTTCACTGCAAACTTCGGGTATGCGCCGGAGACAGATATCATCGGGGCTGCTTTTCGTGCGAATGGCCGGTTGCTGCCTGCCGGTACGGTGCTTTTACAAGCCTATTCGGTATATGATGAGATTCTGATCCACTTCCAGAACAAGATTAACGGCTACAACGGGCCAAGGAATCAGAAGCTCATTAAGGAATGGTCGGAGGAAATGCGGCAATCGGTAGCTGCTCTGGCTGCCTCGGTTCCTAATTATTACTACTATCTGACTGACTACGGGCTGAATGCGGATCAGGGGACAACTCCGCACACTTTTTCCACCCGGGAGACCTTCTATCAGGCGGAGCAGGATGGGGTGAAGCTTGTGAAGTGGCTGGGGGATGCGGTTAATCAGCAGCAAAACTATTCGGTAGGCAGCAAGTTTCTGGAGTCGCCGGCAACCGCTCAGGAGTAG